A stretch of the Ochrobactrum sp. BTU1 genome encodes the following:
- the cysG gene encoding siroheme synthase CysG yields the protein MALASQRLLADFPAFFRVSEEVVVIVGGGEEALNKARLVAQTSARLRIIAQELEPALASFIESHSSEHVSQAFSADLLEGAKLVFVATGDEDQDRAIAASAKALKIPVNVVDRPALCDFLTPAIVNRAPIAIAIGTEGSAPVLAQMVRARIDAAFSPRLGELAHYAESWRPLVEKLLPKGLARRSFWRGFFSGSVARAVENGDREEAYKAANELIEQREHAAGYVWLVGAGPGAEDLLTLRAHRVLMEADVIVHDALVPEGVIAMGRRDAERLSVGKRKGCHSKSQNEINDLLVSLGREGKRVVRLKAGDPLVFGRAGEEMAALRSAGIGFEIVPGITSAFAAAADMELPLTLRGVASSLVFTTGHDMAGDVLPGWAKLAVSGATIAVYMGSSVAASVASRLISAGLHEDTAVAVVENASRKDKRLFHGTLKDLPSLEERKELSGRVMVIIGDAVAGAAIDKAQALAVRPVAVAA from the coding sequence GTGGCTCTCGCGTCCCAACGACTTCTTGCTGATTTTCCTGCCTTCTTCCGTGTTTCGGAAGAGGTAGTGGTTATTGTTGGCGGCGGCGAAGAAGCGCTCAACAAAGCGCGGCTCGTGGCACAGACGTCCGCTCGTTTGCGCATCATTGCGCAAGAGCTTGAACCAGCCTTGGCGAGCTTCATCGAAAGCCACAGTTCGGAACATGTTTCTCAAGCTTTTAGCGCCGATCTTCTTGAAGGTGCGAAGCTGGTTTTTGTCGCCACGGGTGATGAAGATCAGGATCGCGCCATTGCAGCATCGGCCAAAGCGCTGAAAATTCCAGTCAACGTTGTCGACCGTCCTGCACTCTGCGATTTCCTGACCCCTGCCATTGTGAACCGAGCGCCGATTGCAATTGCGATTGGCACCGAAGGCTCGGCCCCTGTGCTGGCACAGATGGTGCGTGCGCGCATTGATGCGGCCTTCTCGCCACGCCTTGGTGAGCTTGCACATTATGCCGAAAGTTGGCGTCCGCTGGTCGAAAAGCTTTTGCCAAAAGGTTTGGCGCGCCGCAGTTTCTGGCGTGGGTTCTTCTCCGGCTCCGTAGCGCGTGCTGTTGAAAACGGTGATCGCGAAGAAGCATACAAAGCTGCAAATGAATTAATCGAGCAAAGAGAACATGCTGCCGGTTATGTCTGGCTCGTTGGTGCCGGTCCGGGTGCAGAAGATCTGCTGACCCTGCGCGCACATCGCGTTCTGATGGAAGCTGACGTGATTGTGCATGACGCACTGGTGCCGGAAGGCGTGATTGCCATGGGGCGTCGTGATGCGGAGCGTCTTTCGGTCGGCAAGCGCAAGGGATGCCATTCCAAGAGCCAGAACGAGATCAATGATCTGCTCGTCAGCCTTGGTCGCGAGGGCAAGCGTGTGGTGCGTCTGAAAGCGGGCGATCCGCTGGTCTTTGGCCGTGCGGGCGAAGAAATGGCAGCATTGCGTTCAGCTGGTATCGGCTTTGAAATCGTGCCGGGCATCACGTCTGCTTTTGCAGCTGCTGCCGATATGGAACTGCCGCTCACCTTGCGTGGTGTGGCCTCCTCGCTGGTATTCACGACGGGCCACGACATGGCAGGCGATGTGCTGCCGGGCTGGGCCAAGCTTGCCGTCTCCGGGGCAACGATTGCCGTCTATATGGGCTCAAGCGTTGCAGCCTCGGTTGCTAGCCGTTTGATCTCTGCTGGTCTGCATGAAGATACGGCTGTCGCGGTTGTTGAGAATGCCAGCCGCAAGGATAAGCGGCTGTTTCATGGAACATTGAAAGATCTGCCGTCTCTGGAAGAGCGCAAAGAACTCTCCGGTCGGGTCATGGTCATCATCGGCGATGCTGTTGCAGGCGCCGCTATCGACAAAGCGCAGGCGCTGGCGGTTAGACCCGTTGCAGTCGCGGCTTAA
- a CDS encoding DUF2849 domain-containing protein: MVVKVLTANRLIDGQAVWLGADGSWQETIDGALVARHAEAVSALEEAGKVAAKANLVVDVNVIDVEERDEGLYPIRLRERIRLSGPTIITLGQPALKQAS; this comes from the coding sequence ATGGTTGTAAAAGTTCTCACTGCAAACCGGCTCATCGATGGACAGGCTGTGTGGCTTGGCGCTGATGGTTCATGGCAGGAAACGATTGATGGCGCGCTCGTTGCCCGTCATGCGGAAGCTGTCAGCGCACTTGAAGAAGCGGGCAAGGTGGCAGCAAAAGCCAATCTGGTTGTCGACGTGAATGTCATCGATGTCGAAGAGCGTGATGAAGGGCTTTATCCCATTCGCCTCCGCGAACGTATCCGACTCTCCGGGCCCACCATCATTACGCTTGGTCAACCAGCGTTAAAGCAAGCCTCCTGA
- a CDS encoding nitrite/sulfite reductase: MYRYDEFDRDFVAARVAQFKDQVGRRLSGELTEDQFKPLRLMNGLYLQLHAYMLRVAIPYGTLSSRQLRRLGSIARNYDRGFAHFTTRQNIQYNWPALKDVPQILEELAGVEMHAIQTSGNCIRNVTADHFAGAAHDEVADPRPLAEILRQWSSLHPEFSYLPRKFKIAIVGSEHDRAAIQVHDIGLQLKKNEAGELGLAVYIGGGQGRTPMIAKKIRDFLPLEDMLTYVTAIVRVYNLYGRRDNKYKARIKILVHETGVEPLVQEIDAEWEQIRYGDLKLPQRDIDAIESYFRMPDLPQRPEGWEILAVTQKSDADFAAWIKRNVTPHKNPDYAVVTISLKPIGGIPGDASAEQMELVADIAETYSFDEIRVSHEQNLVLPHVAKADLPAVYDLLQSDGLVTANAGLITDIIACPGLDYCALANARSIPVAQRISERFGDQQRQLEIGDLKIKISGCINACGHHHVGHIGILGVEKKGEELYQITLGGSGDEHSSIGDITGRGFSSEEVVDAIETVVDTYLGLRANNEETFLAAYRRVGMDPFKRALYGEVSRAA, from the coding sequence ATGTATCGTTATGATGAATTTGACCGCGACTTTGTTGCGGCCCGCGTTGCACAGTTCAAGGATCAGGTTGGGCGTCGCCTTTCTGGCGAATTGACGGAAGACCAGTTCAAGCCTTTGCGGCTGATGAACGGCCTTTATCTGCAATTACATGCCTATATGCTGCGTGTTGCGATCCCTTATGGCACATTGTCGAGCCGCCAGCTGCGCAGGCTTGGCTCCATTGCGCGGAATTATGATCGTGGCTTCGCACATTTCACGACGCGTCAGAACATCCAGTACAACTGGCCAGCACTGAAAGACGTGCCGCAAATTCTCGAAGAGCTTGCGGGAGTCGAAATGCATGCGATACAGACTTCAGGCAATTGCATTCGCAATGTGACGGCGGATCATTTTGCCGGCGCTGCACATGATGAAGTAGCCGATCCGCGCCCGCTGGCAGAAATTCTGCGGCAGTGGTCGTCGTTGCATCCGGAGTTTTCCTATCTCCCACGCAAGTTCAAGATTGCGATTGTCGGTTCTGAGCATGATCGTGCTGCCATTCAGGTGCACGACATTGGCCTGCAGCTGAAAAAGAACGAAGCAGGCGAACTCGGTCTCGCCGTCTATATCGGTGGTGGTCAGGGGCGCACGCCGATGATTGCCAAGAAAATCCGCGATTTCCTGCCGCTTGAGGACATGCTGACCTATGTGACGGCTATCGTCCGCGTCTATAATCTCTATGGACGCCGCGATAACAAATATAAGGCACGCATCAAAATCCTCGTTCATGAAACTGGGGTCGAGCCGCTGGTGCAAGAGATCGATGCTGAGTGGGAACAGATCCGTTACGGTGATCTGAAACTGCCGCAGCGCGATATTGATGCGATTGAAAGTTACTTCCGGATGCCGGATCTGCCGCAGCGTCCCGAAGGGTGGGAAATTCTGGCGGTCACGCAGAAATCCGACGCTGATTTTGCGGCATGGATCAAGCGCAATGTTACGCCACACAAGAACCCGGATTATGCCGTTGTCACGATTTCGCTGAAACCCATTGGCGGGATCCCGGGTGATGCCAGTGCGGAGCAGATGGAACTGGTGGCGGATATTGCCGAGACCTATTCTTTCGATGAAATCCGCGTCAGCCATGAGCAGAATCTGGTTCTGCCGCATGTGGCCAAGGCCGACCTCCCGGCGGTCTATGATCTGCTTCAATCAGATGGTCTGGTTACGGCCAATGCCGGTCTGATTACCGACATCATCGCATGTCCCGGCCTTGACTATTGCGCGCTTGCCAATGCGCGCTCGATCCCGGTTGCGCAGCGCATTTCTGAGCGTTTCGGTGATCAGCAGCGCCAGCTTGAAATTGGCGATCTCAAGATCAAGATTTCCGGCTGCATCAATGCCTGCGGTCATCACCATGTCGGCCATATCGGTATTCTTGGCGTCGAGAAAAAGGGCGAAGAGCTTTACCAGATCACGCTTGGTGGTTCGGGTGACGAGCATTCGTCGATTGGCGACATCACCGGACGTGGATTTTCTTCTGAAGAAGTGGTCGATGCGATTGAAACCGTGGTCGATACCTATCTCGGTTTGCGCGCAAACAACGAAGAGACTTTCCTTGCTGCCTATCGCCGGGTGGGCATGGATCCGTTTAAACGCGCGCTTTATGGAGAAGTGAGCCGTGCGGCCTGA
- a CDS encoding phosphoadenylyl-sulfate reductase translates to MRPDLDPNSDLSADQRAEAQARLLEGSHGASSPQEVIALSTRELFDGGIAVVSSFGAESVVLLHMISEIDPATPVLFLDTGKHFRATLDYRHDLVDRLGLLDVQDILPLVENVKADDPFGALSMTDKDRCCFIRKVEPMARAVAPYRAWMTGRKQFQASTRNALPVFESVGPRIRINPLAHMSAEDLRAYARVHDLPVHPLTEQGYRSIGCMPCTRPVGDDEDQRAGRWAGSEKTECGIHLTGLADSLKRIPKSV, encoded by the coding sequence GTGCGGCCTGACCTTGATCCCAATTCAGATCTGAGTGCAGATCAGAGGGCGGAGGCGCAAGCCCGTCTTTTGGAGGGAAGCCATGGGGCTTCCTCTCCGCAAGAGGTGATTGCGCTCAGCACGCGCGAACTCTTTGATGGGGGAATTGCAGTCGTTTCATCATTCGGTGCTGAATCGGTTGTGCTGTTACACATGATTTCCGAGATCGATCCGGCAACGCCGGTTCTGTTTCTCGACACGGGCAAGCATTTCCGCGCAACGCTCGATTATCGGCATGATCTCGTGGATCGGTTGGGACTTCTCGATGTGCAGGATATATTGCCGCTTGTGGAAAACGTGAAAGCCGATGATCCTTTCGGCGCTTTGTCGATGACAGACAAGGACCGCTGTTGCTTCATTCGCAAGGTGGAACCGATGGCGCGCGCTGTCGCCCCCTATCGTGCGTGGATGACCGGCCGGAAGCAGTTTCAGGCTTCGACCCGTAATGCTTTGCCGGTTTTTGAATCGGTCGGCCCGCGTATTCGCATCAATCCGCTAGCGCATATGAGTGCGGAAGATTTGCGTGCCTATGCGCGTGTGCACGATCTCCCCGTCCACCCGCTGACAGAGCAGGGCTATCGATCAATCGGCTGTATGCCCTGCACACGACCGGTCGGCGATGACGAAGATCAGCGAGCCGGACGTTGGGCCGGATCGGAAAAGACCGAATGCGGCATCCATCTGACGGGCCTTGCCGATAGCCTAAAGCGCATACCGAAAAGTGTGTAG
- a CDS encoding DUF934 domain-containing protein — MSETTAETKLWSEQGFREDDYIFADDLEIAGDAPAIIIPLAVWLGLDEEKRRSSNRRIGVSVTPGEKIEPLLDHLAGLPVIALEFPAFNDGRSYSKAEVLRRAGFEGELRATGDVLIDQAALMLRTGFDSLQVTNKVAQSRLGEQRLVDTPGYYQPGRGSVQQEGGFAWRRVKAG; from the coding sequence ATGAGTGAGACAACAGCTGAAACGAAGCTCTGGTCTGAGCAAGGCTTTCGTGAAGACGACTATATTTTTGCCGACGATCTGGAAATCGCGGGGGATGCGCCCGCAATCATCATCCCTTTGGCCGTCTGGCTGGGACTTGATGAGGAGAAACGCCGCTCTTCCAATCGCCGTATCGGTGTGTCGGTAACACCGGGTGAGAAGATCGAGCCACTGCTTGATCATCTGGCAGGCTTGCCGGTCATTGCCTTAGAGTTTCCGGCCTTCAATGATGGCCGCTCTTATTCAAAAGCAGAAGTTCTGCGTCGTGCAGGTTTTGAGGGCGAATTGCGTGCAACGGGCGATGTGCTGATCGATCAGGCGGCTCTTATGCTGCGCACTGGTTTTGACAGCCTTCAGGTGACAAACAAGGTCGCTCAAAGCCGCCTTGGCGAACAGCGTCTCGTGGATACGCCCGGATATTATCAGCCCGGCCGTGGCTCGGTGCAGCAGGAAGGTGGGTTTGCCTGGCGTCGGGTAAAGGCAGGCTAA
- a CDS encoding Dabb family protein, with the protein MIRHIVFFSVKPDQDIDVVRKGLEQLGTIPYSDVFEVLPNSKVDPMGNAIDLVVYAEFKDEEALFAYKNHPTYDASTQYVRPMRELRFSADVVTDKG; encoded by the coding sequence GTGATCCGCCACATTGTTTTCTTCAGCGTCAAGCCAGATCAGGACATCGATGTCGTCCGCAAGGGCTTGGAGCAGTTGGGCACCATTCCTTATTCTGACGTGTTTGAAGTTCTGCCGAACTCCAAGGTCGACCCGATGGGCAACGCGATTGATCTTGTTGTCTATGCGGAGTTCAAGGATGAAGAAGCGCTTTTCGCTTACAAAAACCATCCGACCTATGACGCATCCACGCAATATGTGCGTCCTATGCGTGAGCTGCGCTTCTCCGCTGATGTCGTGACCGACAAGGGCTGA
- a CDS encoding methylated-DNA--[protein]-cysteine S-methyltransferase → MDSTGISTFDTAIGPCGIAWHAGKIIGVEIGDADENETRYRLQSRFSDTEALNPPTYVSEAIDKVRVLLDGGDPDFSQTPLALDSVPDLNRQVYEILLELKAGETITYGAIARRLGDVSLSQAVGYALGKNPFPIIVPCHRVLGSNGKVGGFSAAGGTATKLRLLNIERAKTSLEPDLFGGLPLQARPEAE, encoded by the coding sequence ATGGATTCGACCGGCATCAGCACTTTCGACACAGCTATTGGCCCCTGCGGGATCGCCTGGCATGCCGGTAAAATTATCGGCGTGGAGATTGGTGATGCCGACGAAAACGAAACGCGCTATCGGCTTCAGTCACGCTTTTCGGACACGGAAGCATTGAACCCACCCACCTATGTCAGCGAAGCGATAGACAAGGTTCGCGTGCTGCTTGATGGTGGCGATCCGGATTTCTCGCAAACACCGCTGGCGCTTGATTCGGTACCAGACCTCAACAGACAGGTCTATGAAATCCTTCTCGAGTTGAAAGCGGGCGAGACCATCACTTATGGCGCAATCGCGCGCAGGCTTGGCGATGTCAGTCTTTCTCAGGCAGTGGGCTACGCGCTTGGCAAAAATCCGTTTCCGATCATTGTCCCCTGCCATCGGGTTTTGGGCTCCAATGGCAAGGTTGGCGGTTTTTCGGCTGCGGGTGGCACGGCGACCAAGCTACGCCTGCTCAACATCGAACGCGCGAAAACATCGCTAGAGCCGGATTTGTTCGGCGGCCTGCCTTTGCAGGCACGACCAGAGGCTGAATAA
- a CDS encoding BA14K family protein gives MKRFASSFFAACLSLGIGVPAITASANAAQPAALIAPAVSHGAQAPVENVQYYDYRGDRRGWRHHHPRYRDGYRHYRPHYRNWGPPPRYRHHPPRYRPAPIYRGGGNAHVRWCYNRYRSYRAYDNTFQPNYGPRRQCYSPYI, from the coding sequence ATGAAGAGATTTGCATCTTCCTTCTTCGCAGCGTGTCTGTCACTTGGCATAGGCGTACCTGCCATAACCGCTAGCGCCAATGCAGCGCAACCGGCAGCACTGATAGCCCCCGCCGTCAGCCATGGTGCACAGGCACCGGTCGAAAATGTTCAATATTACGACTATCGTGGAGACAGACGTGGCTGGCGTCACCATCATCCACGATATCGCGATGGCTATAGGCACTACAGGCCGCACTACCGGAATTGGGGGCCACCACCACGCTATCGTCATCACCCACCGCGTTATCGCCCTGCCCCGATATATCGCGGCGGTGGCAATGCGCATGTACGCTGGTGCTATAACCGTTATCGGTCATATCGTGCTTACGACAATACGTTCCAGCCCAATTACGGCCCACGTCGCCAGTGCTATTCGCCCTATATTTAA